In Desulfonatronospira thiodismutans ASO3-1, a single window of DNA contains:
- a CDS encoding NAD(P)/FAD-dependent oxidoreductase, whose translation MAEKDSVKEYDVIIVGCGPAGLFAAYYLGEHTDLNVLVLEKGKSSRKRLCPINGEKECMRCRPCNIMSGVGGAGLFSDGKLNYIHKLGKTDLTQFMPVSKASELIRDTEEIYNRFNMDGKVYPTDWEKARKIRKDALKNGIDLLLIRQKHLGSDKLPGHISAMAEYVRGKGVNIHTSEEVKDILVEQGRVQGVATSRREYRAPSVILAPGRVGAEWMGDLARRHGLNISQRGIEVGVRVEVSRDIMSDLCDVIYDPTFFIRTNTYDDQVRTFCTNQGGFVALENYQDFVCVNGHAYMDKKSDNTNFAFLSKVVLEDPVTSNQAYGESIGRLATIIGGHRPILQRFGDLRRGRRSTWNRVRNSFVEPTMKNVTCGDIAMALPERILRNIVEGLEKLNKVIPGVASEGTLLYAPEIKFFATQVQSSNVLETAVKGLFVAGDGPGVAGNIVSASATGLIPAKEIAWRHATGAGDS comes from the coding sequence ATGGCAGAAAAGGACTCAGTTAAAGAATATGATGTGATAATCGTGGGATGTGGTCCGGCTGGACTCTTTGCTGCTTATTATCTGGGCGAGCATACGGACCTCAATGTCTTGGTCCTTGAAAAGGGCAAGTCTTCCCGGAAAAGGCTCTGTCCAATAAATGGGGAAAAGGAGTGCATGCGCTGCAGGCCCTGCAATATAATGTCCGGTGTTGGTGGAGCAGGCCTTTTTTCCGACGGCAAGCTCAATTACATCCACAAGCTGGGCAAGACGGATCTGACCCAGTTTATGCCTGTTTCAAAAGCCAGTGAGCTCATCCGCGACACTGAAGAGATTTACAACCGTTTCAACATGGATGGAAAAGTTTACCCCACGGACTGGGAAAAAGCCAGAAAAATCCGCAAAGATGCTCTGAAAAACGGCATTGACCTTTTGCTCATCCGGCAAAAGCACCTGGGAAGCGACAAGCTGCCCGGACATATTTCCGCTATGGCTGAATACGTCCGGGGCAAGGGTGTAAACATCCATACCTCTGAAGAGGTCAAAGATATTCTGGTGGAGCAGGGGCGGGTGCAGGGAGTGGCAACCAGCCGCAGAGAGTACAGGGCCCCAAGCGTGATCCTGGCTCCGGGCAGGGTAGGAGCGGAGTGGATGGGGGATCTGGCCCGGCGGCACGGTCTGAATATATCTCAAAGAGGTATCGAGGTGGGAGTGCGGGTGGAAGTAAGCCGGGATATCATGAGCGATCTATGCGACGTGATTTATGATCCGACCTTTTTTATCCGCACCAATACCTACGATGACCAGGTCCGCACCTTTTGTACCAACCAGGGCGGCTTCGTGGCCCTGGAAAACTACCAGGACTTTGTCTGTGTCAACGGCCACGCCTATATGGACAAAAAGTCGGACAACACCAACTTTGCTTTTCTTTCCAAGGTTGTCCTGGAAGATCCTGTAACCAGCAACCAGGCGTACGGTGAATCCATAGGCCGGCTGGCCACAATCATCGGCGGGCACAGGCCTATACTGCAGCGCTTTGGTGACCTCAGGCGCGGAAGACGCTCCACATGGAACCGTGTGCGCAACAGCTTTGTTGAGCCCACCATGAAGAATGTAACCTGCGGAGATATCGCCATGGCCCTGCCGGAGCGAATCCTGCGAAACATTGTCGAGGGGCTGGAAAAGTTGAATAAGGTGATACCAGGTGTGGCCAGCGAGGGGACCCTGCTTTACGCACCCGAGATCAAGTTTTTCGCCACCCAGGTTCAGTCCAGCAATGTCCTGGAGACTGCGGTCAAAGGGCTTTTCGTGGCCGGAGACGGCCCCGGAGTCGCTGGCAATATAGTTTCCGCCTCAGCTACAGGACTGATCCCGGCCAAGGAAATCGCCTGGAGGCATGCAACCGGGGCAGGTGATAGCTGA
- a CDS encoding RT0821/Lpp0805 family surface protein encodes MRTIIYLAVVLAALALIAGCGGQKHTVGGAGLGGIGGGVIGSQIGSGTGQTAAIIGGTLAGAALGGYVGSYLDRMDEMDQQKMGQTLETKPDGETSQWENPNTDISHEVTPKETYKGDEGQYCREFTTEADIGGEEKTLYGTACRQPDGTWEIVQMD; translated from the coding sequence ATGCGCACCATAATTTACTTGGCAGTCGTTCTGGCAGCTCTGGCCTTGATCGCCGGCTGCGGAGGACAGAAGCACACTGTGGGCGGAGCCGGCCTGGGAGGCATAGGAGGCGGCGTAATCGGCTCACAGATAGGCAGCGGCACCGGGCAGACTGCTGCAATCATCGGCGGTACCCTTGCAGGCGCGGCCCTGGGCGGATATGTAGGGAGCTACCTGGACCGCATGGACGAAATGGACCAGCAGAAAATGGGTCAGACCCTGGAAACCAAGCCTGACGGAGAAACATCCCAGTGGGAAAACCCCAATACCGACATATCCCACGAAGTAACCCCCAAGGAAACCTATAAAGGCGACGAGGGACAGTACTGCCGGGAATTCACCACTGAAGCCGACATAGGCGGCGAAGAAAAAACATTGTATGGTACCGCCTGCAGGCAGCCCGATGGAACCTGGGAAATCGTGCAGATGGACTGA
- a CDS encoding AzlC family ABC transporter permease, whose translation MHDSDQTTYKEPVVLTRRGMARGFMKCIPLGLGVFAYGLVFGVLAVQAGMSPLQAQIMSLTVFAGASQLMALELWSAHLPVLAITATTLAVNLRHLLMGAAMRDWLVRLPPSRSYLSVFFMTDESWALSVREMAEGKKDAGFLLGAGLCIYMFWNASTGVGATMSSLVDRYFADPAVLGLDFAFTAVFIALLIFFWRGRSQIPVWLVAGAVAWIAFMLFPGKWYIILGGLAGGIVGALRDA comes from the coding sequence ATGCACGACTCTGACCAGACAACATATAAAGAACCGGTTGTACTCACCCGCAGGGGCATGGCCCGGGGGTTCATGAAGTGTATTCCACTGGGGTTGGGGGTTTTTGCCTACGGCCTGGTCTTTGGAGTGCTGGCGGTGCAGGCGGGCATGTCTCCACTGCAGGCCCAGATCATGAGCCTGACTGTTTTTGCCGGGGCCTCCCAGCTCATGGCCCTGGAGCTCTGGTCTGCCCACCTGCCTGTCCTGGCCATTACAGCCACGACCCTGGCCGTCAATCTCAGGCACCTGCTCATGGGGGCGGCCATGCGGGACTGGCTGGTGCGTCTGCCCCCGTCCAGATCTTATCTTAGCGTTTTTTTCATGACAGATGAATCCTGGGCCCTGTCGGTCAGGGAAATGGCCGAAGGCAAAAAAGACGCCGGCTTTCTCCTGGGGGCGGGACTTTGCATCTATATGTTCTGGAACGCTTCCACCGGGGTCGGGGCCACCATGTCCTCCCTTGTGGACAGATATTTTGCAGATCCGGCAGTACTGGGCCTGGATTTTGCCTTTACCGCGGTATTCATCGCCCTGCTCATCTTCTTCTGGAGGGGCAGATCCCAGATTCCGGTATGGCTGGTGGCCGGAGCAGTCGCCTGGATTGCCTTCATGCTCTTCCCGGGAAAATGGTATATTATTCTGGGAGGTCTGGCCGGAGGGATTGTGGGAGCATTGAGGGATGCTTGA
- a CDS encoding AzlD family protein: MLENFDLLFAVTILLMTLVTYFTRAGGLFVVSRITPTPRVRAFLNHVPASILVAIIVPSLADKGPAEFISAAVTVAAAACTRNLLLSLLAGLLCVSALRAFVF; this comes from the coding sequence ATGCTTGAAAACTTTGATCTGCTTTTTGCCGTCACCATTTTGCTCATGACCCTGGTCACCTATTTTACCCGGGCCGGCGGGCTTTTCGTAGTCAGCAGGATTACACCGACCCCGCGGGTCAGGGCCTTTTTAAATCATGTCCCGGCCTCCATCCTGGTGGCCATAATCGTCCCCAGCCTGGCGGACAAGGGTCCGGCCGAGTTTATTTCCGCAGCTGTCACCGTGGCTGCCGCAGCCTGCACCCGCAATCTCCTGCTCTCTCTTCTGGCCGGGCTTTTATGCGTATCCGCGCTTAGAGCCTTTGTATTCTAA
- a CDS encoding efflux RND transporter permease subunit — protein sequence MPSPPDNSRIASFVGPFLSSYPAPILLFLALALGALAITVTPREEEPQIVVPMADVIVDVPGAGPGEVEKLVATRLEELLWQVQGVEYVYSTSRRDQAVVTVRFFVGQDLEDALVRLHNQIIMHQDQVPSMVQDWIVKPVSIDDVPILNLTLFSNERSDYELRRIGSELLARLSEVENVSRSQIFGGRPRQVQVEMDPQAMSGRGISPVHIQKALEEADFARTLGDFSRDNLQFQVLGDAHLRTAQQVQRLVVGMHEDRPVYLEDVARVRDGPAEPESYTRLGMSGSYMQEKGLVGPFSMPAVTLALAKKQGTNAVQVADSILERMQKLEGLILPEDVEVEVTRNYGRTAQEKVSELFRSLFFAVATVVLVLTLTLGWRPALVVGLAIPVSFSLALFGSYLLGYTINRVTLFALILSLGLVVDDPITNVDNVKRHMGLGGKSPGNAVLAGVSEVVVPVVMSTLAIIACFLPLFFITGMMGPYMAPMAANVPMTVIFSTLCAVTIVPWLCHRFLSRPGIKKGGTGQQGVPHWIMKGYRGLMTPFLQSRWMRRGLFLLVTVLILAALALVLLRMVPLKMLPFDNKDEFQVVINMPEGTTLEHTDAVVRDFEDYLSRVPEITTYTTYTGKASPMDFNAMVRGYYARQDPHQADIRINLKPRQKRDKSSHTLVLSLRRDLEDLARKHGAAMELVEVPPGPPVMATIAAEVYPDPDRTYAETIDAARHVQNIMIQEEFVRDVDISAQARHKRLDFVLDREKASLHGLDARDVLGALGLYIGGSKPAALHSPYERETVHIRMKLPLEKRSGINNLQQLHVIAGNGSAVALKELGRFEKKPVEQPILHKNLRRVVYVTAEMAGQPPGEAVLDMKSRLSEDPLPQGFSVQWRGEGEWKITIDVFRDLGLAFGFALLAIYVLLILQTGSLSLPLLIMSAIPLTLTGIMPGFFLLNLITGKEVDGFADPVFFTATAMIGMIALGGIVIRNSLVLIDFIRSALNRGEDLKEAILQSGAVRLRPIVLTALTTAIGVWPITLDPVFSGLAWALIFGLISSTVFTLVLVPVTFYLLYREK from the coding sequence ATGCCCAGTCCTCCGGATAATTCCAGAATCGCCTCCTTTGTAGGGCCGTTTTTATCCTCCTATCCGGCTCCTATCCTTCTTTTCCTGGCCCTGGCCCTGGGCGCTTTGGCCATCACCGTCACTCCGCGCGAAGAAGAGCCCCAGATAGTGGTTCCCATGGCCGACGTCATCGTGGATGTCCCGGGTGCCGGCCCCGGAGAGGTGGAAAAACTGGTGGCTACCCGCCTGGAAGAGCTTTTATGGCAGGTGCAGGGAGTAGAATACGTCTACTCCACTTCCAGGAGGGACCAGGCCGTGGTCACGGTACGTTTTTTCGTGGGCCAGGACCTGGAAGACGCCCTGGTCAGACTGCACAACCAGATCATCATGCACCAGGACCAGGTCCCGTCCATGGTCCAGGATTGGATTGTAAAGCCGGTAAGCATTGATGATGTTCCCATTTTGAACCTGACCCTGTTTTCTAATGAGAGAAGTGACTATGAACTAAGGCGCATCGGCAGCGAACTCCTGGCCAGACTCTCTGAGGTGGAAAACGTCTCCCGTTCGCAGATTTTCGGCGGGCGTCCAAGGCAGGTGCAGGTGGAGATGGACCCCCAGGCCATGTCCGGGCGGGGGATCTCGCCTGTGCACATCCAGAAGGCCCTGGAAGAGGCCGACTTTGCCCGGACCCTGGGGGACTTTTCCCGGGATAATCTGCAATTCCAGGTCCTGGGGGATGCGCATCTAAGGACCGCTCAGCAGGTGCAGAGGCTGGTGGTGGGCATGCATGAGGACCGCCCGGTTTACTTAGAGGACGTGGCCCGGGTGCGCGACGGACCGGCCGAGCCTGAGAGCTACACCAGACTGGGCATGTCCGGGAGCTACATGCAGGAAAAGGGCCTGGTCGGACCTTTTTCCATGCCTGCCGTGACCCTGGCCCTGGCCAAAAAGCAGGGCACCAATGCCGTGCAGGTGGCTGACAGTATCCTGGAGCGGATGCAAAAACTTGAAGGGCTTATCCTGCCGGAAGACGTAGAGGTGGAAGTCACCCGCAACTACGGCCGCACCGCCCAGGAAAAGGTCAGCGAACTCTTCAGGTCCCTTTTCTTCGCCGTGGCCACTGTGGTCCTGGTGCTCACCCTGACCCTGGGCTGGAGACCGGCCCTGGTGGTGGGCCTGGCCATCCCGGTGAGCTTTTCCCTGGCCCTTTTCGGCAGTTATCTTCTGGGATACACCATCAACAGAGTCACCCTGTTCGCCCTTATCCTGTCCCTGGGGCTGGTGGTGGATGATCCCATCACCAACGTGGACAATGTCAAGCGCCACATGGGCCTGGGGGGCAAAAGCCCCGGAAATGCCGTCCTGGCCGGGGTCAGCGAGGTGGTGGTGCCGGTGGTCATGTCCACCCTGGCCATAATCGCCTGCTTTCTGCCCCTGTTCTTCATTACCGGCATGATGGGTCCCTACATGGCTCCCATGGCCGCCAATGTCCCCATGACTGTGATTTTCTCCACCCTGTGCGCCGTGACCATAGTGCCCTGGCTCTGTCACCGTTTCCTGAGCCGCCCGGGGATTAAAAAAGGCGGTACTGGTCAGCAGGGGGTGCCGCACTGGATAATGAAAGGCTACCGCGGCCTCATGACACCCTTTTTGCAATCCAGGTGGATGCGCCGGGGGCTTTTTTTGCTGGTCACAGTCCTGATCCTGGCGGCCCTGGCCCTGGTCCTGCTGCGCATGGTGCCTTTGAAGATGCTCCCCTTCGACAACAAGGATGAATTCCAGGTGGTTATAAATATGCCCGAGGGGACCACGCTGGAACATACCGATGCCGTGGTCCGCGACTTTGAGGACTATCTCTCCCGGGTGCCGGAAATCACTACCTATACCACCTACACCGGCAAGGCCTCACCCATGGACTTCAATGCCATGGTCAGGGGATATTATGCCCGACAGGACCCTCACCAGGCGGATATCCGCATCAATCTCAAGCCCAGGCAGAAGCGCGACAAGTCAAGTCACACCCTGGTTCTCTCCCTGCGCCGGGACCTGGAGGACCTGGCCCGCAAACACGGGGCCGCCATGGAACTGGTGGAAGTCCCGCCGGGACCACCGGTCATGGCCACCATAGCGGCGGAAGTCTATCCGGACCCGGACCGGACCTATGCCGAGACCATAGATGCGGCCCGGCATGTCCAAAACATCATGATCCAGGAAGAATTTGTCCGGGACGTGGACATAAGCGCACAGGCCAGGCATAAGAGACTGGATTTCGTTCTGGACCGGGAAAAGGCCTCCCTGCACGGCCTTGATGCCCGGGACGTGCTTGGAGCCCTGGGGCTTTACATCGGCGGGTCAAAGCCTGCTGCCCTGCACAGCCCCTATGAACGCGAGACCGTGCACATCCGCATGAAGCTTCCCTTAGAAAAACGCTCCGGCATCAACAACCTGCAGCAGCTGCACGTCATTGCCGGAAACGGCAGCGCAGTTGCCCTGAAGGAATTAGGCAGGTTTGAAAAAAAACCGGTGGAGCAGCCCATCCTGCACAAAAACCTGCGCCGTGTGGTTTATGTAACCGCTGAGATGGCCGGGCAGCCTCCGGGGGAGGCGGTTTTGGACATGAAATCCAGGCTCAGTGAAGACCCGCTGCCCCAGGGGTTCAGCGTACAATGGAGGGGCGAAGGCGAATGGAAGATCACCATAGACGTGTTCCGGGACCTGGGCCTGGCCTTCGGATTCGCCCTGCTGGCCATTTATGTCCTGCTGATATTGCAGACCGGGTCCCTGAGCCTGCCCCTTTTGATCATGTCCGCCATCCCCCTGACCTTGACCGGGATCATGCCCGGCTTCTTTCTGCTCAACCTCATCACCGGCAAGGAGGTGGACGGATTTGCCGACCCGGTCTTTTTTACAGCCACGGCCATGATCGGTATGATCGCCCTGGGGGGGATAGTTATCCGCAACTCCCTGGTCCTGATAGACTTTATCCGCTCCGCCCTGAATCGGGGGGAGGACCTCAAAGAGGCCATCCTGCAAAGCGGTGCCGTAAGGCTGAGACCCATCGTGCTCACGGCCCTGACCACGGCCATAGGGGTCTGGCCCATCACCCTGGACCCGGTCTTTTCCGGGCTGGCCTGGGCCCTTATCTTCGGGCTCATATCCTCCACGGTGTTCACCCTGGTCCTGGTCCCGGTGACCTTTTACCTGCTTTACCGGGAAAAATAG
- a CDS encoding efflux RND transporter periplasmic adaptor subunit: MKTVPGLRKKNSFVSLAFLAALTLLSWPGLDLNTPAAQEPDVFEAKKFQVTNYYQAAGTIRPWQEPVLSAQVQARVKEVLVAPGDMVESGDLLIRLEQDEFKSRLEQARLDLEGAQASIQRIRREIDEAGALLEETGPQFERMKRLHGQDVATQQELDQAASKYFQARAGHEQALMALQEAAYSRDALQEKISELQVVLDYTSIRAPARAQVVRKMVDAGDLAAPDKPLLKLQTRHLLRLEAHVPERLISRVSLGDVFDIRVDALDKKISGRAAEIDPAADADSRSFLVKLGIEAGPDLYPGMFARMLIPVETEEMLMVPESAVRMIGQLATVQVVENQQKQTRHVRLGRTVNQRVEVLSGLSAGEKVKLQHLSP, translated from the coding sequence ATGAAAACAGTTCCAGGATTACGGAAAAAGAACTCTTTTGTGAGCCTGGCCTTCCTGGCAGCCCTGACTCTTTTGTCCTGGCCTGGCCTGGACCTGAATACGCCCGCCGCCCAGGAGCCGGACGTCTTTGAGGCCAAAAAATTCCAGGTGACCAACTACTACCAGGCAGCAGGGACCATCCGCCCCTGGCAGGAACCGGTTCTAAGCGCCCAGGTGCAGGCCAGGGTCAAAGAAGTCCTGGTGGCTCCCGGGGATATGGTAGAGTCCGGGGACCTCTTGATACGCTTAGAACAGGATGAATTCAAAAGCAGGCTGGAGCAGGCCCGCCTGGATCTCGAGGGTGCACAAGCCTCCATCCAGCGCATCCGCCGGGAGATAGACGAGGCCGGAGCCCTTCTGGAGGAGACCGGGCCGCAGTTTGAGCGCATGAAACGCCTGCACGGACAGGACGTGGCCACCCAGCAGGAGCTGGACCAGGCCGCATCAAAGTATTTCCAGGCCAGGGCCGGGCATGAGCAGGCTTTGATGGCTCTTCAGGAGGCCGCATATTCCAGGGACGCCCTGCAGGAAAAAATAAGTGAACTCCAGGTGGTCCTGGACTACACCAGCATCCGGGCCCCGGCCCGGGCCCAGGTGGTGCGCAAAATGGTCGATGCAGGCGACCTGGCCGCCCCGGACAAACCTTTGCTAAAACTTCAGACCAGGCACCTCCTGCGCCTGGAGGCCCATGTGCCGGAACGGCTGATTTCCCGGGTCAGCCTGGGGGACGTATTCGATATCCGGGTGGATGCCCTGGATAAAAAAATCTCCGGCCGGGCCGCCGAGATTGATCCGGCTGCCGATGCGGATTCACGCAGCTTTCTGGTCAAGCTGGGCATCGAGGCCGGCCCGGACCTTTACCCCGGCATGTTTGCCCGCATGCTTATCCCTGTGGAGACTGAAGAGATGTTGATGGTGCCTGAAAGCGCCGTACGCATGATCGGCCAGCTGGCAACCGTGCAGGTGGTTGAAAACCAGCAGAAGCAGACCAGGCACGTGCGCCTGGGACGCACTGTGAATCAACGGGTGGAAGTGCTTTCCGGGTTGTCCGCCGGGGAAAAAGTCAAGCTGCAGCACCTGAGTCCATAA
- a CDS encoding B12-binding domain-containing radical SAM protein, producing MKIMLIYPRCLEPRSHELFSEDAGVTPIGLYYLGALLKSRGHQVEILNWYQLEQTDRDIRDMLLEKNPDLVGFSIVNANRLGATDTAALVKEILPGTVTVLGGIGATFLWEHLLKHYPQIDYVLLGEGEFSLLQLVSRLESRDHSNLEDLKGLAFRRGEETVCTGFPEPIQDLDQLPSPARYFTFQHLVSSRGCPSNCSFCGSPEFWGRKVRFHSPAYFVDMLQELYKKGVTFFFFSDDTFTLKPERVIEICRLIINRGLKISWFAISRVNCVDEEMLTWMRRAGCIQISYGIESGSPKIRKALNKKTGNQEIQTAFEQTVACGILARAYFIYGSPGETRETIRESMDLMERIKPLSAVFYILEMFPGTALYRELQQKSTLTDDFWLEKVEHIKYFETDPYMTPEMVLEFGRMLRTCYYQTLPRAAREIKLKDEPGLYPLHADFLSRLGMTFSHGDYSAIQEIPDKEKTAELLFEKSLAWYPNERAYLGLSIIRQKQGRHRQAYQCLGQGLKHFPGSENLAACQCISCMNLGLFQEALEHTDRFPDSSQMQQFRQACVQALAGRT from the coding sequence ATGAAAATTATGCTCATATATCCCCGCTGCCTGGAGCCCAGGTCCCATGAGCTCTTTAGCGAAGACGCCGGCGTGACCCCCATCGGGCTTTATTATCTCGGAGCGCTTTTGAAATCCCGGGGGCACCAGGTGGAAATCCTCAACTGGTACCAGCTGGAGCAGACTGACCGGGATATCCGGGACATGCTTCTGGAAAAAAATCCGGACCTGGTGGGATTTTCCATTGTAAATGCCAACCGCCTGGGAGCAACAGACACAGCCGCCCTGGTCAAGGAGATCCTTCCCGGAACCGTAACCGTTCTGGGAGGCATAGGGGCCACTTTTCTATGGGAGCATCTGCTTAAGCATTACCCCCAGATAGATTACGTCCTCCTGGGAGAAGGCGAATTTTCCCTGCTCCAGCTGGTATCCAGGCTGGAAAGCAGGGACCATAGCAACCTGGAAGACCTCAAGGGCCTGGCTTTCAGGCGGGGAGAAGAGACCGTGTGCACCGGTTTTCCGGAACCCATCCAGGACCTGGACCAGCTGCCCTCTCCAGCCAGGTATTTCACCTTCCAGCACCTGGTCTCCTCCCGGGGCTGTCCCTCCAACTGCTCCTTCTGCGGGTCCCCGGAGTTCTGGGGACGCAAGGTCAGGTTTCACTCCCCGGCATACTTCGTGGACATGCTCCAGGAGCTTTACAAAAAAGGCGTAACCTTTTTCTTTTTCTCCGACGACACCTTCACCCTGAAACCGGAGCGGGTCATTGAGATCTGCCGGCTGATAATAAACCGGGGGCTTAAAATTTCCTGGTTCGCCATTTCCCGGGTGAACTGCGTGGATGAAGAAATGCTCACCTGGATGCGCAGGGCCGGATGCATCCAGATAAGCTACGGCATCGAAAGCGGTTCTCCGAAAATCAGAAAAGCTCTGAACAAAAAAACAGGCAATCAGGAGATTCAGACTGCCTTTGAGCAGACTGTGGCCTGCGGCATCCTGGCCCGGGCCTACTTCATCTACGGCTCCCCGGGTGAGACCCGTGAAACCATCCGGGAAAGCATGGACTTAATGGAGCGTATAAAGCCCTTGAGCGCTGTTTTTTATATCTTAGAGATGTTTCCGGGCACTGCCCTGTACCGGGAGCTTCAGCAAAAAAGCACACTGACCGATGATTTCTGGCTGGAAAAAGTGGAGCACATCAAATATTTTGAAACCGATCCCTACATGACCCCGGAAATGGTCCTGGAGTTCGGGCGGATGCTTCGCACCTGCTACTACCAGACCCTGCCCCGGGCCGCCCGGGAGATAAAGCTAAAAGACGAGCCCGGGCTTTATCCCCTGCATGCGGATTTTCTGTCCAGGCTGGGCATGACCTTCAGCCATGGTGACTATTCAGCTATCCAGGAAATCCCGGACAAAGAAAAGACAGCCGAACTTCTGTTTGAAAAATCCCTTGCCTGGTACCCCAATGAAAGGGCATATCTGGGACTTAGCATAATCAGACAGAAACAGGGCAGACACAGGCAGGCCTACCAGTGCCTCGGCCAGGGCCTGAAACATTTCCCCGGCAGTGAAAACCTGGCAGCCTGCCAGTGCATAAGCTGCATGAACCTGGGCCTGTTCCAGGAAGCCCTGGAACATACAGACAGATTCCCGGACTCCTCCCAGATGCAGCAGTTCCGGCAGGCCTGCGTCCAGGCCCTGGCGGGCAGAACATAG
- a CDS encoding GGDEF domain-containing protein codes for MPEEVKNQAQREMERLEKRKRLAYMVALACGVLIFLLSWIIREPDDLFILVLYPFFALVLALMLFFVWRRSFPLQQLEAVMFTAVSAMILGRLAWHFHLGGELDDHLLMLAGGHYWSVGVLIVGGFVMLDHKKGIIAGTLVILASISIAATGIAGELQDQEVSGQALIYLARIHLFLGLLLGLAAAATTLRDKYRDALIWNNSLQELASTDMLTGLANRRAAEDFLEKQAYANRRYGRKVSVIMADVDLFKQVNDKYGHSRGDMVLVELGRILRNSLRETDLVARWGGEEFLIVAPEIDMQEAKELAERCRCAIASRQVAGINLTMSFGVTELREKDSVDTVLSRADNLLYKAKSSGRNLIVAEA; via the coding sequence ATGCCGGAGGAAGTAAAAAACCAGGCCCAGAGGGAGATGGAGCGCCTGGAAAAAAGAAAGCGGCTGGCCTATATGGTGGCCCTGGCCTGTGGCGTGCTCATTTTTCTGCTGAGCTGGATTATCCGGGAGCCTGACGACCTTTTTATCCTGGTGCTGTACCCATTTTTCGCGCTGGTGCTGGCTTTGATGCTTTTTTTTGTCTGGCGGCGGAGCTTTCCCCTGCAGCAGCTGGAAGCGGTCATGTTCACAGCCGTGTCAGCAATGATTTTGGGCCGTCTGGCCTGGCACTTTCATTTGGGGGGCGAGCTGGACGATCACCTGCTGATGCTGGCTGGAGGGCACTACTGGTCCGTGGGCGTTCTCATCGTGGGCGGATTCGTTATGCTGGACCACAAGAAAGGAATTATTGCCGGCACACTGGTTATTCTTGCCTCCATAAGCATTGCCGCAACTGGTATAGCCGGGGAACTGCAGGATCAGGAAGTTTCCGGGCAGGCGCTCATATACTTGGCCAGGATACATCTTTTTCTGGGACTGCTGCTGGGGCTGGCGGCCGCAGCAACAACTTTGCGCGACAAGTACCGTGACGCTCTGATCTGGAACAACTCCCTGCAGGAACTGGCCTCTACCGACATGCTTACAGGCCTGGCCAACCGCAGGGCGGCGGAAGATTTTCTGGAAAAGCAGGCCTACGCTAACAGGCGATATGGCAGGAAAGTCTCGGTAATTATGGCCGATGTGGACTTATTCAAGCAGGTCAATGACAAATATGGACATAGCAGAGGGGACATGGTGCTTGTGGAACTGGGCCGGATACTTCGAAACTCTTTGCGGGAGACGGATCTGGTGGCCCGTTGGGGGGGAGAGGAGTTTCTCATAGTCGCCCCGGAGATTGATATGCAGGAAGCAAAGGAACTGGCTGAGCGCTGTCGCTGTGCGATTGCTTCAAGACAGGTGGCCGGCATTAATCTTACCATGTCTTTCGGGGTAACGGAACTAAGGGAGAAGGACAGTGTCGATACTGTCCTTTCCAGGGCCGACAACCTGCTTTACAAAGCAAAATCATCCGGGCGTAATCTGATTGTGGCCGAAGCTTAA
- a CDS encoding gamma-glutamylcyclotransferase family protein — MEYVFVYGTLRKGCSNHHLLKDARDIGPARTSEDYALYVHDYPYTVKSEAVGPIRGEVYLVDGRGLDRLDRLENHPHWYVREKKPVQLDEGREVQAWIYFFPEPRGHLVKSGDFVYMS, encoded by the coding sequence ATGGAATACGTATTCGTATACGGCACGTTAAGGAAGGGCTGCTCCAACCATCACCTGCTTAAAGACGCCAGGGATATTGGGCCGGCCAGAACCAGTGAAGACTATGCCCTTTACGTTCACGATTACCCTTATACAGTCAAAAGCGAAGCGGTAGGCCCCATCCGAGGAGAGGTCTACCTGGTGGACGGTCGCGGCCTGGACAGGCTGGACAGGCTGGAAAACCATCCCCACTGGTATGTACGCGAAAAAAAGCCTGTGCAACTGGATGAAGGCCGGGAGGTACAGGCCTGGATCTACTTCTTCCCGGAACCCAGGGGACACTTGGTAAAAAGCGGGGACTTCGTGTATATGTCCTGA